Below is a window of Syngnathus acus chromosome 8, fSynAcu1.2, whole genome shotgun sequence DNA.
ATACAATTCTTGTATTAACAGCAAGATAGGCTGGGTAAGGTTTACAGTGATAGAAACACTGATAGAATTAACACTGTACCTGCAGCGTTTGTGATCCAATCCCACACtgcccaaaagaaaaagagaatttTATGCATGTGAATTGATGCAGTTTGAGCATTTGAGGTggtgttataataataaaaggccaCTGACCTGGCTGAGGAACGTAAGACAGAGcacctgaaacaaaataaatgcaacaaattaaaagctgggaaaataatcattcaatatatatttcttACTCAAATATTAAAcctaatattttggttttaccaatttttgttttctgcttcCAGATCAACCACTTCTGCGGTATGATATCCTGcagttacaaaataaaagctcagTCCTTGCTGGGGATGGTTATCCATTTAAAGATATACAGACCTTTTCTGAATCCTGCAGCATCACAGTCCACATGAGTAGCTCCATGGCACTCAGAAGGTTTGGCACACGGCCCCAACGCCAGGCTGACCTTAAGTCCTCTAGGATGTTTGCCACTGTTTCTCCAGGCTGAATGCTTTGCTACATAGCAATCAATAATAATGGTTAATTtctgtgagggggggggggttctaaAAATGGGAGGATCCCGCTGCTTGCCTCAGGCTGAGCTCTCAGTACTTTCATCCATTCAAGGAGGCCTAACTTGGCCTTCTGCATGTCCTGCTGCTCAGTGAGATCACACTTTTTGTCACAATCAGTTTCTGGCCAGCCATCGGTCTGCAAGGCCCTCTTctgtggataaaaaaaagtcacccgACATGGTATTGTGAGTAGCCCAGAAGCAATCCACCAATCCTGATGGACACTTTCTCATATTGCAATGTACATTTTACCCAGACAAGTacctttttttcaaacatagAAGCCCACTCAAGAATAAAGAACCAGCAGAGAGGAGTTGGCCAGATCTCATGTTGGTTCCAGATGAGCTCCAGGACTGTTGAATCCTTCATTGAGCACAACAGAGAAACAAGTCAGTGGTGGATTTggtgaagacaaaaagaatcTGAAAAGATCTATTTGccaaaaattgtattttctatactttgatttaatatgtgattTTAGGAATGAACGAGTGGTAATTTATCATAATTATCATAGTAATCATAGAAAATATAACACTCAGCAAAAAATATAGCTGTGAATGATTGACATAGCCGAAGCGACAAAACTACATGATGATTTATCGTTTTTACACCTTTGAAATATGTTGCCACACATTGCCTGTAATTGCTATGGTATATACAGTACGCTTAATTGCACCTGGCATACTCGACCAAGATCTCTCGCCAGTTGAATAATCAATAGCTGGTCTTCATCCAAGTTGTCCGTCGTCTTCTTTTTCTTAGATTTCACATTTGATGCCTAAGAAAAAGCTCAGGATTAATTGAGACTTATCTAACGCAGACTAACACCAGTATGTTTTTACAGTTActagtgtttgtgttttatcaaGGTGCAAGTTAGTGGGTAAAAATCAAGTTAAGCAGCCTTATCGTGTCAATAAGAAGTGTTTTGGTTGACTGTGTTGTAATTGCTGCCTTACATTCAAGTCAAACTGGAAAGGAAGTATTAAGGATTCTGATTGTAATGATTACTTGTCAGCAGAGAACAAAACTAGGATTTGTGCCATGTTACACCTTGTCACTACATTTCACTACCTTGTCACTTGAGATGCAAAACcgccttctcttttttttttttttgttattttaagagTCAACTGGCATGCAATGCATTGAACTTAAACTGCAGTCAAAGCACCATTTCGCAGTTTTAAATCGAAATCCAAAACTGACACTTGCTTGAGTGAATGTATGTTTAGTTTTGAATTGTCACAATAATtgtcataaaaatattttaatagtaTGCAATTGTGTTGTCATGGTTCTATCGGGGTGTGGTTTGTGAAATCCAATTATAAGTTACCGAACAGGGTTAAATGCATCGGGGTGACCCATGAGCCCAAAACAAATCCAGTTTACATATTAAACACTGGTGCACCTTGTGAACTTGCGTTACCTTTATTTGAACGGCGATGTTTTTGATAGGTTCCACCATGAAGTGAAAGCATTGC
It encodes the following:
- the si:ch211-120g10.1 gene encoding E3 ubiquitin-protein ligase TRIM68 isoform X3; this translates as MLQCFHFMVEPIKNIAVQIKASNVKSKKKKTTDNLDEDQLLIIQLARDLGRVCQDSTVLELIWNQHEIWPTPLCWFFILEWASMFEKKKRALQTDGWPETDCDKKCDLTEQQDMQKAKLGLLEWMKQSIQPGETVANILEDLRSAWRWGRVPNLLSAMELLMWTVMLQDSEKDIIPQKWLIWKQKTKIGALSYVPQPVWDWITNAAVEVTLNQDTANPDLLISGDDKRMRCGFERKDIPNYHQRFDGWWCAVGLVGYESGRHYWEAEVGERDWRLGMAKESALRKGFKSLNTDTGYLTLRLERGTELKALTVPFTALPAGLIPRKVGIYLDYEAGQLSFYDVDRRAHIYTYNERFHEKLFPLFGTVEIINDLVIRTLDANPQCLCATSCLWG
- the si:ch211-120g10.1 gene encoding E3 ubiquitin-protein ligase TRIM21 isoform X2 produces the protein MLQCFHFMVEPIKNIAVQIKASNVKSKKKKTTDNLDEDQLLIIQLARDLGRVCQDSTVLELIWNQHEIWPTPLCWFFILEWASMFEKKRALQTDGWPETDCDKKCDLTEQQDMQKAKLGLLEWMKVLRAQPEQSIQPGETVANILEDLRSAWRWGRVPNLLSAMELLMWTVMLQDSEKDIIPQKWLIWKQKTKIGALSYVPQPVWDWITNAAVEVTLNQDTANPDLLISGDDKRMRCGFERKDIPNYHQRFDGWWCAVGLVGYESGRHYWEAEVGERDWRLGMAKESALRKGFKSLNTDTGYLTLRLERGTELKALTVPFTALPAGLIPRKVGIYLDYEAGQLSFYDVDRRAHIYTYNERFHEKLFPLFGTVEIINDLVIRTLDANPQCLCATSCLWG
- the si:ch211-120g10.1 gene encoding E3 ubiquitin-protein ligase TRIM21 isoform X1: MLQCFHFMVEPIKNIAVQIKASNVKSKKKKTTDNLDEDQLLIIQLARDLGRVCQDSTVLELIWNQHEIWPTPLCWFFILEWASMFEKKKRALQTDGWPETDCDKKCDLTEQQDMQKAKLGLLEWMKVLRAQPEQSIQPGETVANILEDLRSAWRWGRVPNLLSAMELLMWTVMLQDSEKDIIPQKWLIWKQKTKIGALSYVPQPVWDWITNAAVEVTLNQDTANPDLLISGDDKRMRCGFERKDIPNYHQRFDGWWCAVGLVGYESGRHYWEAEVGERDWRLGMAKESALRKGFKSLNTDTGYLTLRLERGTELKALTVPFTALPAGLIPRKVGIYLDYEAGQLSFYDVDRRAHIYTYNERFHEKLFPLFGTVEIINDLVIRTLDANPQCLCATSCLWG